Proteins from one Brevibacillus humidisoli genomic window:
- a CDS encoding glutamate decarboxylase, which produces MWTVIYIAPSAKIAERIQLRLTDEGFLVKVREAKVSKQYEILVPESEVHEVQEVLSTILH; this is translated from the coding sequence ATGTGGACGGTTATCTACATCGCTCCAAGTGCGAAAATCGCCGAACGCATTCAGCTTCGATTAACCGATGAAGGGTTTCTGGTCAAAGTACGTGAGGCGAAAGTGTCCAAGCAATACGAAATCCTCGTACCAGAGAGTGAAGTTCACGAAGTTCAAGAGGTGCTCAGCACGATCCTTCACTAA
- the accD gene encoding acetyl-CoA carboxylase, carboxyltransferase subunit beta translates to MLKDLFGKKRRFATVPSQQLGTSPVVEPKEKEVPEGLMHKCPLCGTIHYSKDLEKNLRVCKGCQHHFPMSAPERIEMILDEGAFVEEFDAEMTSANPLDFPDYEEKLEKDRSATNLKEAVVTGEGRLHGIPVVLGVMDSRFRMGSMGSVVGEKITRAIERAIERKCPFILFSASGGARMQEGVLSLMQMAKTSAALAALARERLLFISVLTNPTTGGVSASFASLGDYNIAEPGALIGFAGRRIIEQTIRQELPKDFQTAEFLLKHGQLDMVVHRKELRETLGKLAEMHTVREGV, encoded by the coding sequence GTGCTAAAAGATCTTTTTGGCAAGAAGCGCAGGTTTGCCACTGTTCCCAGCCAGCAGTTGGGGACATCACCTGTCGTTGAACCAAAAGAAAAAGAAGTCCCGGAAGGGCTGATGCATAAGTGCCCCCTTTGCGGCACGATTCACTATTCCAAGGATCTCGAGAAAAACCTGCGTGTCTGCAAAGGCTGTCAGCATCACTTTCCGATGTCGGCCCCGGAGAGGATTGAGATGATTCTGGATGAGGGAGCGTTTGTCGAGGAATTCGACGCCGAGATGACATCGGCCAATCCGCTTGATTTCCCCGACTATGAGGAAAAGCTGGAGAAAGACAGGAGCGCCACCAACCTGAAGGAAGCGGTTGTCACGGGAGAGGGCAGGCTGCATGGGATTCCGGTTGTTTTAGGCGTGATGGATTCCCGTTTTCGTATGGGCAGCATGGGCTCTGTCGTAGGTGAAAAAATCACGCGGGCGATCGAACGAGCGATCGAACGGAAGTGTCCGTTTATCCTGTTTTCCGCATCCGGGGGAGCGCGTATGCAAGAGGGAGTGCTTAGCCTGATGCAGATGGCGAAGACGAGTGCTGCCTTGGCTGCGCTGGCCCGGGAACGCTTGCTGTTTATCTCCGTATTGACCAATCCGACGACCGGGGGCGTATCTGCCAGCTTTGCCTCGCTGGGTGATTACAATATAGCGGAGCCGGGAGCGCTGATCGGCTTTGCCGGCCGCCGCATCATCGAGCAGACGATCCGTCAGGAGCTGCCCAAAGATTTTCAGACAGCAGAATTCCTGCTCAAGCACGGCCAGCTTGATATGGTCGTGCATCGCAAGGAACTGCGCGAGACACTGGGCAAACTGGCAGAGATGCATACCGTCCGGGAGGGAGTGTAA
- the accA gene encoding acetyl-CoA carboxylase carboxyl transferase subunit alpha, with product MAGDLPFEKPLVELQEKIKELRRFTEEKGIDFSDEVVRLEQRAKDLAEQIYGNLTPWQRVQIARHAERPTTLDYIEMIFTDFIEVHGDRLYGDDPAIVGGIAKLDGRPVTVIGHQKGKDTKENISRNFGMPHPEGYRKALRLMEQADKFGRPIICFINTSGAYPGKAAEERGQSEAIARNLREMAGFRVPILCVVTGEGGSGGALAIGVGNRIYMLENAVYSVISPEGAAALLWKDASLALRAAESMRITAPDLLELGVIDGVIAEPFGGAHRDPARQAQAIKETLTKGLEQLWQMTPEQLIQDRYNKFKQIGTYASL from the coding sequence ATGGCCGGAGACCTGCCATTCGAAAAACCGCTTGTCGAATTGCAAGAAAAGATTAAAGAGTTGCGACGGTTTACAGAGGAAAAGGGAATCGACTTCTCCGATGAAGTGGTTCGTCTGGAACAAAGGGCAAAGGATTTGGCTGAGCAGATTTACGGCAACCTGACCCCCTGGCAGCGAGTGCAGATCGCCCGTCATGCAGAGAGACCGACTACGTTGGATTACATCGAGATGATCTTTACGGATTTTATCGAGGTCCATGGGGATCGCCTGTATGGGGACGACCCCGCGATTGTGGGCGGTATTGCCAAGTTGGATGGACGCCCTGTGACCGTAATCGGCCACCAAAAAGGGAAAGACACCAAAGAGAATATCAGCCGCAACTTCGGCATGCCCCACCCGGAGGGATATCGCAAAGCACTGCGCCTGATGGAGCAGGCAGACAAGTTCGGCAGGCCGATCATCTGCTTTATCAATACATCTGGCGCCTATCCCGGCAAGGCCGCAGAGGAACGCGGACAGAGTGAGGCGATTGCCAGAAATCTGCGTGAAATGGCCGGCTTCCGTGTTCCGATCCTCTGCGTGGTCACAGGAGAAGGAGGCAGCGGCGGAGCATTGGCGATTGGTGTCGGCAACCGCATCTACATGCTGGAAAACGCGGTTTATTCCGTTATCTCTCCGGAGGGCGCGGCGGCCCTGCTGTGGAAAGATGCCAGTCTGGCGCTTCGCGCAGCAGAGTCGATGAGGATTACCGCTCCCGACCTCTTGGAGTTGGGTGTGATCGACGGAGTCATCGCAGAACCGTTTGGCGGTGCCCACCGGGATCCTGCAAGGCAGGCACAAGCAATAAAAGAGACATTGACAAAAGGGCTAGAACAACTGTGGCAGATGACTCCAGAACAACTGATACAGGATCGTTACAACAAATTCAAACAGATTGGAACATACGCTTCTCTATAG
- the pfkA gene encoding 6-phosphofructokinase — protein MKKIAVLTSGGDAPGMNAAVRAAVRRAAYHGVDMFGVYHGYDGLIRGDIREMTLGSVGDIIHRGGTILYTARSEEFRTEEGQRKAVDQLRSHGIEGLIVIGGDGSFRGAQKLTQKGVPTIGVPGTIDNDIPCTDFTIGFDTALNTIVEAIDKIRDTATSHERTYIIEVMGRDAGDLALYAGLAAGAESIIIPEEDQEMDDIIERLHAGYRRGKKHSIIIVAEGVGSAADYAEVIKQRTGWETRLTVLGHIQRGGSPTAFDRMIASRMGAAAVDLLLQGKADRMVGIQNNQIVDIDIDEALAQKHQLDLSIYQLARTLSI, from the coding sequence ATGAAAAAAATTGCTGTACTGACAAGCGGCGGAGACGCACCAGGCATGAATGCCGCTGTACGCGCCGCGGTTCGTCGTGCTGCCTATCACGGAGTGGACATGTTTGGGGTCTACCACGGCTACGACGGGCTGATTCGCGGTGACATCAGGGAGATGACCCTCGGCTCTGTCGGTGACATCATTCATCGGGGTGGGACGATCCTCTACACTGCTCGGAGTGAAGAGTTCAGGACGGAGGAAGGACAGCGCAAAGCGGTGGATCAGCTGCGTTCTCATGGCATTGAAGGGTTGATCGTGATTGGTGGAGATGGCTCGTTCCGCGGAGCCCAGAAACTGACCCAAAAAGGAGTCCCTACGATCGGTGTGCCTGGCACGATCGATAACGATATTCCCTGCACTGATTTTACGATCGGGTTCGATACCGCTTTAAATACGATCGTAGAGGCAATCGATAAGATCCGCGATACGGCAACGTCCCACGAGCGAACCTACATCATTGAAGTGATGGGGCGTGACGCGGGAGACCTGGCTCTCTACGCGGGTCTTGCAGCTGGTGCAGAATCGATCATCATCCCGGAAGAGGACCAAGAGATGGACGACATTATCGAACGGCTTCATGCGGGGTATCGGCGCGGCAAGAAGCATTCGATCATCATCGTTGCCGAAGGAGTAGGCAGTGCCGCCGATTATGCTGAGGTGATCAAACAGCGAACTGGTTGGGAAACAAGGCTAACCGTGCTTGGCCACATCCAGCGCGGCGGATCGCCGACGGCTTTTGACCGGATGATCGCCAGCAGGATGGGAGCCGCTGCAGTAGACCTCTTGCTGCAGGGAAAAGCGGATCGGATGGTTGGCATCCAGAACAACCAGATCGTCGATATTGACATTGACGAAGCGCTCGCCCAGAAACATCAACTGGATCTGTCCATCTACCAGCTGGCTCGCACCCTGTCCATCTAA
- the pyk gene encoding pyruvate kinase, which translates to MLRKAKIVCTIGPASESVEKLKELIRVGMNVARLNFSHGSHEEHAERIRNIRQASQELGAQVAILLDTKGPEIRTGMLAADQVELREGSTITLTTEEVAGTAERVSITYKDLPQDVEVGSTILIDDGLIGLTVEQIEGTEIVCRIKNGGVLKNKKGVNVPGVKINLPGITEKDSQDIQFGIREGVDFIAASFVRKAADILEIREILERFDAKIDIIAKIENQEGVDNVDEILTVADGLMVARGDLGVEIPAEEVPLVQKQLIHKCNELGKPVITATQMLDSMQRNPRPTRAEASDVANAILDGTDAIMLSGETAAGKYPVESVETMNRIALRVEQALNYREILHTQALRRQVTITDAISQAVANAALDLEAAAIITATESGHTARMVSKYRPKAPIVAVTPHESVTRRLALVNGVYPVLGSMASTTDEMLEISVREAVQAGYVRHGDLVVITAGVPVRESGTTNLLKIHVIGDIIAKGQGIGRKVVTGNVVLARSAEEALQKVKEGSVLVTYGTDSDMIAAFERAGAVITEEGGLTSHAAIVGLNLNVPVIVGVQRATEVLKDGQLVTVDPERGHIYTGLTRVL; encoded by the coding sequence TTGTTAAGAAAGGCAAAAATCGTATGTACGATCGGTCCGGCATCCGAGTCGGTGGAGAAACTGAAAGAATTGATCCGTGTCGGGATGAATGTGGCCAGGCTTAACTTTTCTCATGGCTCACACGAGGAGCACGCCGAACGAATTCGCAACATTCGCCAAGCTAGCCAGGAACTTGGCGCACAAGTAGCCATTCTGTTGGACACCAAAGGGCCGGAGATTCGTACCGGGATGCTTGCAGCCGACCAAGTGGAGCTGCGTGAGGGCAGCACCATTACCCTGACTACGGAGGAAGTAGCGGGAACGGCAGAACGTGTCTCCATTACATACAAAGATTTGCCGCAGGATGTAGAGGTAGGCAGCACTATCCTGATCGACGACGGCTTGATCGGTTTGACCGTGGAGCAGATTGAGGGGACTGAGATTGTTTGCCGGATCAAAAATGGCGGTGTCCTGAAAAACAAAAAAGGCGTGAATGTACCTGGCGTGAAGATCAATCTGCCGGGCATCACGGAAAAGGATTCGCAAGACATCCAGTTTGGTATCCGCGAAGGCGTTGACTTCATCGCGGCTTCGTTCGTCAGGAAAGCGGCTGACATCTTGGAAATCCGTGAAATCTTGGAGCGGTTTGACGCCAAGATTGACATTATCGCCAAGATCGAAAACCAAGAAGGGGTAGACAACGTCGACGAGATCCTGACCGTCGCCGATGGGTTGATGGTCGCACGCGGTGATCTAGGGGTAGAGATTCCGGCAGAAGAAGTACCGCTCGTTCAGAAACAGCTGATCCATAAGTGCAACGAGTTGGGCAAACCGGTGATTACGGCTACCCAGATGCTTGATTCGATGCAGCGAAACCCAAGGCCGACGAGAGCGGAAGCGAGCGATGTGGCCAATGCCATCCTGGACGGGACGGATGCGATCATGCTCTCCGGTGAGACAGCGGCCGGAAAATATCCGGTAGAATCGGTGGAGACAATGAACCGGATTGCTCTACGTGTCGAGCAGGCTCTCAATTACCGTGAGATTTTGCACACCCAGGCGTTGCGGCGACAGGTAACGATTACCGATGCGATCAGCCAGGCTGTAGCCAATGCTGCGCTGGACCTGGAGGCAGCCGCGATCATTACCGCAACCGAGAGTGGTCATACAGCGCGCATGGTATCCAAGTACAGACCCAAGGCGCCGATCGTGGCCGTCACACCACACGAAAGTGTGACGAGGCGGCTTGCCTTGGTAAACGGCGTCTATCCGGTGCTGGGCAGCATGGCATCGACGACGGACGAAATGCTGGAGATCTCTGTTCGCGAAGCGGTTCAGGCAGGCTATGTCCGCCACGGCGATCTGGTGGTCATCACGGCTGGTGTGCCTGTGCGTGAGAGTGGAACTACCAACTTGCTCAAGATTCATGTGATTGGAGACATCATTGCCAAGGGTCAGGGGATTGGACGAAAGGTCGTGACTGGAAACGTGGTGCTCGCCCGATCGGCTGAGGAAGCGCTGCAGAAGGTGAAGGAAGGCTCTGTGCTCGTTACGTATGGCACTGATTCTGACATGATCGCGGCATTTGAACGGGCGGGTGCAGTCATTACCGAAGAGGGAGGATTAACCTCACACGCTGCGATCGTTGGACTTAATCTCAATGTTCCCGTCATCGTCGGAGTGCAGCGGGCGACGGAAGTTCTAAAAGACGGCCAACTGGTTACTGTCGACCCGGAACGAGGCCACATCTATACCGGCTTGACCCGGGTACTATAA
- a CDS encoding acyl-CoA thioesterase, whose product MGVVYHANYLNWLEMGRTELIREVGFSYREMEERGVLLPVTDASVSYKRPARYDDVVEVRTWVEQLTSVRLVFGYEVYRVEDQELLVHGQTSHVFTNASLKPVRLDRQLPELYDRLQAERERYMRAAQR is encoded by the coding sequence ATGGGAGTGGTATATCACGCCAACTACCTCAACTGGCTTGAGATGGGGCGTACCGAACTCATCAGAGAAGTAGGTTTTTCCTACCGGGAGATGGAAGAAAGAGGCGTTCTGCTCCCTGTGACGGATGCCTCGGTCTCGTACAAGCGGCCAGCCCGTTATGACGATGTGGTGGAAGTGCGCACCTGGGTCGAGCAGCTTACATCGGTAAGGCTGGTATTTGGCTATGAGGTCTACCGGGTCGAAGATCAAGAGCTGCTGGTACATGGTCAAACCAGCCACGTTTTTACCAATGCCAGCCTGAAGCCAGTTCGCCTGGATCGTCAGCTGCCGGAACTGTATGATCGGCTGCAGGCGGAGCGGGAGCGATATATGAGGGCTGCTCAACGGTAG
- a CDS encoding FxsA family protein, with translation MFRILLVLFVIVPIIELWGLISVGSAIGTLPTVLLVLATGVAGAWLAKQQGLQVLRLTQLQLAQGQMPTDVLLDGFMILVGGLLLLTPGFFTDSLGFLLLIPYTRMMIRHLLKQWLWHLIRTGKIRILFRR, from the coding sequence GTGTTTCGCATACTCCTAGTCCTGTTTGTGATCGTGCCGATCATCGAATTGTGGGGATTGATATCCGTTGGAAGCGCAATCGGGACCTTGCCTACTGTTCTATTGGTGTTGGCCACAGGCGTCGCCGGAGCGTGGTTGGCCAAACAGCAGGGGCTGCAGGTGCTGCGGCTGACACAGCTTCAGCTCGCACAAGGACAGATGCCAACCGATGTACTGTTGGACGGGTTTATGATCCTTGTCGGAGGTTTGCTGTTGCTGACACCAGGCTTTTTTACAGACAGCCTGGGCTTTCTCTTGCTGATTCCATATACCAGGATGATGATACGTCACTTGCTGAAACAGTGGCTGTGGCACTTGATCCGAACAGGGAAGATACGCATTTTGTTTCGGCGCTGA
- the ytvI gene encoding sporulation integral membrane protein YtvI, translating to MTPDNWAVRLFQIIRFIWVVLLVFAAYFIIQFLTPLLFPFLIALVIALVINRPVTWLTEKGRIPRWLSVLVVLLILLALIGGLATLLIAAVVVETGELLNRLPTLINELTTYLQELIEQEVLTNLYDRFTFFYAQLDESYQLALKNNITSALDTISSAGKQLVLDLLTFVKNRLLSLPDFATMLVISLLAAFFISKDFYLWRNRFRRLLPGGINSRVDRIMLDLKSALVGFIKAQLTLISITAAIVIIGLLIMRVEYAVTIGLLTGLVDLLPYLGTGTVFIPWIIYAFFKGQYGLVIGLSILYGIVVILRQIIEPKIVAENVGLDPLLTLVALFIGLNLFGFLGLIIGPVSLVVINALIKANVFQDVVKYIMGKPA from the coding sequence CTGACACCTGACAACTGGGCAGTTCGCTTATTTCAGATCATTCGTTTTATCTGGGTTGTGCTGTTGGTCTTTGCCGCCTACTTTATTATCCAGTTCCTGACACCATTACTTTTCCCATTTCTGATCGCCTTAGTCATTGCGCTTGTGATCAATCGCCCCGTCACCTGGCTAACGGAAAAGGGACGCATCCCCCGCTGGCTGTCGGTCTTAGTCGTACTGCTGATCTTGCTAGCTTTGATCGGCGGTTTGGCCACGCTGCTGATCGCGGCTGTAGTGGTCGAAACCGGGGAGCTGCTAAACAGGCTGCCTACTCTGATCAACGAGTTGACTACCTATCTGCAGGAGTTGATCGAGCAGGAGGTGCTAACCAATCTGTACGATCGGTTTACCTTTTTCTACGCTCAACTGGACGAGAGCTACCAGCTGGCGTTGAAAAACAACATCACCTCGGCGTTGGACACGATTTCCAGCGCGGGCAAGCAGTTGGTTCTAGACCTGCTCACCTTTGTCAAGAACAGGCTGCTTTCGCTGCCTGACTTCGCCACCATGCTGGTGATCTCTCTGCTCGCCGCATTCTTTATCAGCAAAGACTTTTACCTCTGGCGAAACCGGTTCCGGCGCCTGCTCCCTGGCGGAATAAACAGCCGCGTCGATCGGATCATGCTCGATCTAAAAAGTGCGCTGGTTGGTTTCATCAAGGCACAGCTGACGCTGATCTCCATCACAGCGGCTATCGTAATCATCGGATTGCTGATCATGCGCGTCGAATATGCTGTCACGATCGGGCTCTTAACCGGCCTCGTTGACCTGCTTCCCTACCTTGGCACTGGGACGGTCTTTATCCCGTGGATCATCTATGCCTTTTTCAAAGGGCAGTATGGACTGGTCATCGGCCTGTCGATTCTCTACGGGATTGTTGTCATCCTGCGGCAGATCATCGAGCCAAAAATCGTCGCAGAAAACGTCGGGCTTGACCCTCTGCTGACACTGGTCGCTCTCTTCATCGGGCTTAACCTGTTCGGTTTTTTGGGGTTGATCATCGGTCCGGTCAGCTTGGTTGTGATCAACGCCCTGATCAAAGCGAACGTCTTTCAGGATGTTGTGAAGTACATCATGGGCAAGCCGGCCTGA
- the citZ gene encoding citrate synthase, which yields MTTTKGLEGVVAAQSSICSIIDGVLCYGGINIDELAENATFEEVVYLLWHGVLPKRDQLSALQKQLGESAAVPQEVIDSIRTYPRDVHPMAALRTAVSSLALYDKEAQDMSLEANYRKSIRLIAQTPVLVAAFARIRKGLEPVAPNPQFSVAQNFLYMLNGKEPTGTAIKAFDTALILHADHEFNASTFAGRVTVATLTDIYSGIVSAIGALKGPLHGGANEQVAAMLDEIGTIDNVEPYIRKALDNKQKIMGFGHRVYKDGDPRAKWLRQMSKELTQQVGREELYQMSIKIEDLVTKEKGLKPNVDFYSASVYVSLGLERDLFTPIFAISRMSGWTAHIMEQYENNRLIRPRAEYIGPVNQHYVPIDQR from the coding sequence ATGACAACTACCAAAGGCTTGGAAGGTGTCGTCGCCGCACAGTCGTCGATCTGCTCGATTATTGATGGTGTACTTTGTTATGGCGGGATCAACATCGACGAACTGGCTGAAAACGCTACCTTCGAAGAAGTCGTGTATCTGTTGTGGCATGGAGTGCTACCGAAGAGAGACCAGCTTTCCGCTCTGCAGAAGCAGTTAGGTGAGTCTGCGGCAGTGCCGCAAGAGGTGATCGACAGCATTCGCACTTACCCGCGTGATGTCCATCCAATGGCAGCCCTGCGTACAGCCGTCTCTTCGTTAGCCCTCTACGACAAGGAAGCTCAGGACATGTCTTTGGAAGCGAACTACCGGAAGTCGATCCGACTGATTGCCCAAACCCCGGTGCTGGTTGCCGCATTTGCCCGTATCCGCAAGGGCTTGGAACCGGTCGCACCCAATCCGCAGTTCAGTGTCGCCCAAAACTTCTTGTACATGCTGAATGGGAAGGAGCCGACCGGGACGGCGATCAAAGCATTCGATACTGCCTTGATCCTGCACGCTGATCACGAGTTCAACGCATCGACGTTTGCCGGCCGCGTCACGGTCGCAACTCTGACAGACATCTACTCCGGCATCGTGTCGGCGATCGGCGCTTTGAAAGGGCCGCTTCACGGAGGAGCCAACGAACAAGTAGCTGCGATGCTTGACGAGATTGGTACCATTGACAACGTTGAACCTTACATCCGCAAAGCGTTGGACAATAAGCAGAAGATCATGGGCTTTGGTCACCGCGTCTACAAAGACGGCGACCCTCGCGCCAAATGGCTGCGCCAAATGTCCAAAGAGCTGACCCAACAGGTAGGTCGTGAGGAACTGTATCAGATGTCAATCAAGATTGAGGATCTGGTCACAAAGGAAAAGGGACTGAAGCCAAACGTCGATTTCTACTCTGCTTCGGTCTATGTATCGCTCGGTTTGGAACGTGATCTGTTTACACCGATCTTCGCGATCAGCAGAATGTCCGGTTGGACCGCTCACATCATGGAACAGTATGAAAACAACCGTCTGATCCGCCCGCGTGCCGAGTACATCGGTCCGGTAAACCAACACTACGTACCGATTGACCAGCGATAA
- the icd gene encoding NADP-dependent isocitrate dehydrogenase, with amino-acid sequence MFKHLSMPTAGEKIKVDNGKLLVPNNPVIPFIEGDGTGPDIWNSAVRVLDAAVEKAYNGQKKIAWFEVYAGEKAFNKYGEWLPEDTLTAVREYLIAIKGPLTTPVGGGIRSINVALRQELDLYACVRPVRYFDGVPSPVKNPELTDMVIFRENTEDIYAGVEWAEGTPEVKKVIEFLQKEMGVKKIRFPETSGIGIKPVSKEGTERLVRAAINYALENNRKSVTLVHKGNIMKFTEGAFKNWGYAVAEAEFGDKVFTWAQYDRIKAEGGDADKAQKEAEAAGKLIVKDVIADAFLQQILTRPAEYDVVATLNLNGDYVSDALAAQVGGIGIAPGANINYLTGHAIFEATHGTAPKYAGLDKVNPSSVILSGEMLLRHLGWNEAADLIISSMEKTISSKTVTYDFARLMEGASELKCSEFGDALIKNM; translated from the coding sequence ATGTTTAAACACTTGTCGATGCCGACTGCCGGCGAAAAAATCAAAGTTGATAACGGAAAACTGCTTGTGCCGAACAACCCGGTGATCCCATTTATCGAGGGAGATGGAACCGGTCCTGACATTTGGAATTCTGCTGTCCGCGTGTTGGATGCCGCAGTTGAGAAAGCGTATAACGGTCAAAAGAAAATCGCCTGGTTTGAAGTGTATGCCGGGGAAAAAGCGTTTAACAAATACGGAGAATGGCTGCCAGAGGATACGCTCACCGCTGTTCGCGAGTACCTGATTGCGATCAAAGGTCCTCTGACTACACCGGTTGGCGGCGGCATTCGCTCGATTAACGTGGCCCTGCGTCAGGAGCTTGACCTGTACGCCTGCGTCCGCCCGGTTCGCTACTTTGATGGTGTGCCTTCTCCGGTAAAAAATCCGGAACTGACCGACATGGTGATTTTCCGCGAAAACACGGAAGACATCTACGCTGGTGTAGAGTGGGCAGAAGGAACTCCGGAAGTGAAAAAAGTAATTGAATTCCTGCAAAAGGAAATGGGCGTGAAAAAGATTCGCTTCCCGGAAACGTCCGGTATCGGCATCAAGCCGGTCTCCAAGGAAGGGACCGAGCGCCTCGTTCGCGCAGCGATCAACTACGCACTGGAAAACAACCGCAAATCGGTGACGCTGGTTCACAAAGGAAACATCATGAAGTTTACGGAAGGTGCCTTTAAAAACTGGGGCTACGCTGTTGCGGAAGCGGAATTCGGCGACAAGGTATTTACGTGGGCACAGTACGACCGCATCAAAGCAGAGGGCGGCGATGCCGACAAGGCACAAAAAGAAGCAGAAGCAGCTGGCAAGCTGATCGTGAAAGACGTCATAGCCGACGCCTTCTTGCAGCAAATCCTGACCCGTCCAGCCGAGTACGATGTGGTTGCTACCCTGAATCTCAACGGTGACTATGTCTCCGACGCATTGGCAGCTCAAGTAGGCGGTATCGGCATTGCACCAGGGGCCAACATCAACTACCTGACGGGACACGCCATCTTTGAAGCAACACACGGAACTGCACCTAAGTACGCTGGCCTGGACAAAGTAAATCCGTCTTCGGTGATTCTGTCCGGCGAAATGCTGCTGCGCCACTTGGGCTGGAACGAAGCGGCTGATCTGATCATCTCTTCGATGGAGAAAACGATCTCGTCCAAAACCGTTACCTACGACTTTGCACGTTTGATGGAAGGGGCATCAGAACTGAAATGCTCCGAGTTTGGTGATGCCTTGATCAAAAACATGTAA
- the mdh gene encoding malate dehydrogenase, with protein sequence MGFQRKKIAVIGSGFTGATTAFILGQKELGDIVLVDIPQLENPTKGKALDMLESSPVLGFDAQITGTANYEEIKGADLVIITAGIARKPGMSRDDLVNTNAGIMRSVAQQVKQYAPDSIVIVLSNPVDAMTYTFYKTSGFPKERVIGQSGVLDTARFRTFVAQELNVSVEDVTGFVLGGHGDDMVPLVRYSYAGGIPLEKLIPQDRLDAIVERTRKGGGEIVALLGNGSAYYAPAASLVQMAEAILKDKKRILPSVAYLEGEYGYNDLYLGVPTLLGGNGLEKVIELDLTAEEKAALDKSADSVRNVLKVLQ encoded by the coding sequence ATGGGCTTTCAACGAAAAAAGATCGCCGTCATCGGCAGCGGCTTTACTGGTGCGACGACAGCGTTCATCCTGGGGCAAAAAGAATTGGGTGACATTGTACTGGTAGACATCCCGCAGTTGGAGAATCCAACTAAAGGGAAGGCGTTGGACATGCTCGAATCCTCCCCAGTGCTTGGTTTTGACGCCCAGATTACGGGCACGGCCAACTATGAAGAGATCAAAGGGGCCGATCTGGTCATTATTACAGCGGGAATCGCACGGAAGCCAGGCATGTCCCGCGACGACCTGGTCAACACCAATGCCGGCATCATGCGCTCGGTAGCGCAACAAGTGAAACAATACGCACCTGACTCCATCGTGATCGTACTCTCCAACCCTGTTGATGCGATGACCTATACTTTTTACAAAACATCCGGTTTTCCGAAGGAGCGCGTCATCGGTCAATCCGGCGTATTGGACACGGCCCGCTTCCGCACGTTTGTCGCTCAGGAGCTGAACGTGTCGGTGGAAGACGTGACCGGTTTTGTCCTGGGCGGCCACGGAGACGACATGGTACCGCTGGTTCGTTATTCCTACGCTGGCGGTATCCCGTTGGAAAAATTGATTCCGCAAGATCGCCTCGACGCGATTGTGGAGCGTACACGCAAAGGCGGCGGCGAGATCGTCGCTCTGTTGGGCAACGGTTCCGCTTACTATGCGCCGGCTGCGTCGCTGGTACAGATGGCGGAAGCGATCCTCAAAGACAAGAAGCGCATCCTGCCTTCGGTCGCTTATCTGGAAGGCGAGTACGGATACAACGATCTCTACCTGGGTGTGCCGACGCTGCTCGGCGGCAATGGGCTGGAGAAAGTGATCGAACTGGATCTGACAGCTGAAGAAAAAGCTGCATTGGACAAATCGGCTGATTCGGTTCGCAACGTGCTCAAGGTGTTGCAGTAA